One genomic segment of Terrihabitans soli includes these proteins:
- a CDS encoding NAD-glutamate dehydrogenase codes for MTPAEPARHQSSADETGTPPHFTDALFGRTPAEDMADLTPADLTALADAAWAHLKNRKPGRHDLKIFNPLLPGGAEITVIEAVNDDMPFLLDSTVAELAVQGIEAKLVAHPVLDLERDKTGALTRFSGEAHDESRERDSLIHLHIERIDDQEKLAALAAELERTYEDIRVATGDFDAMRSRVEAEISALKTSSAPVPPEELQEAVSFLTWLIEGNFVFVGLRDNQDVEAALSAKPDAGDVGLGILRDPEVRVLRRGRELVAMTPEIRQFLKEPVPLIVTKASLRSRVHRRAHLDYIGIKRFDREGRVTGELRIVGLFTGTAYSLTVESIPLLRRKVEIVTRHAGFDPDSYSARALANILETYPRDELFQVDVDTLYDSALRMLAIYERPRVRAVARPDRFDRFVSVLVYVPREKYDSDVRARIGERLAETYHGRVSAFHPSFLEGVPLTRVHYIIGRYEGTTPKVDIAELERRIAAEVQTWPDLLKAALIKTHQGQQGRKLALSWLEAFTAGYREAFTPQETVAHIARMEDLSDEKPYAIAFEKVSGAADRISLKIFSLNRSLPLTERVPILSDMGFVAVEERTYDIAGGLGRRVFLHDMTLVRGRGGEIDLDRLDKPLTVLALAIASGQAESDYYNALVLEAGLSWRDAALLRAVSRYLRQINIAFSHAYMAGVIVKHAGIAQKIVALFEARFDPKRNSGRKQAQDDIIAEIEKALEAVESLDEDRIIRRFVNLVQAMLRTNVFQREDGRQKTVISFKLEAAKVDQLPAPRPLYEIFLSSPRVEGLHLRFGRVARGGLRWSDRPEDFRTEVLGLVKAQQVKNAVIVPVGAKGGFVPKKLPPASDRQAWMAEGTEAYRIFIRTLLDITDNLVGGKIVPPEDTVRHEGDDPYLVVAADKGTATFSDTANAIALERGFWLGDAFASGGSVGYDHKKMGITARGAWEAVKRHFREIDIDIQTTPFTVAGVGDMSGDVFGNGMLLSKQIRLVAAFDHRDIFLDPNPDPAASWEERKRLFDLPRSSWQDYNKGLISQGGGIFPRSLKSIPLSPEIKQLTGITTDAVTPQQLMTAILKLNVDLLFFGGIGTYIRSSTQSDAEVGDRANDAIRIRGKDVRAKIIGEGANLGMTQLGRVEAAFAGVRLNTDAIDNSAGVNTSDYEVNIKIALTPAVQSGKLTPEARVAFLAEMTDEVGALVLANNHRQTLALSLAQRRGQEDIGFEQRLMQVLESQDLLDRTVEFLPDDATLADRIRDKLPLTRPELAVLLAYAKNALFAELLETGVPDDPYLVRELARYFPHPMREPYRADIDAHRLRREIIATRLVNAMIDYGGPSLMVRLVGASVEQAAAAFAAVYDSFRLADLAAGLDALDAKIPGALQLELYGAVQDLLLSRIGWFLKNADLSEGLQSVVHRFRDGLDLVRSSLKDTLSEESEKMRQARAAELVQAGVPKDLALGLASLPALRGAPNAVLIAEQSGLPTATAAAMLFAISDRFGLDRLRAAALALPVTDHFERMAIDKALASIGTAERGLAVAAAKRGTGPKDIAAWANGDPASQRTAKALDEIARSGLTLAKLTIAADMLGSLVSS; via the coding sequence GTGACCCCAGCCGAACCGGCACGCCATCAGTCTTCCGCGGATGAGACCGGCACGCCGCCGCATTTCACCGATGCTCTGTTCGGCCGCACGCCCGCCGAGGACATGGCCGATCTCACTCCGGCCGATCTTACCGCGCTTGCCGATGCCGCCTGGGCTCATCTGAAGAACAGAAAGCCCGGCCGCCACGATCTCAAAATCTTCAATCCGCTTCTGCCGGGTGGCGCCGAGATCACCGTCATCGAGGCGGTGAACGACGACATGCCGTTCCTGCTCGATTCCACCGTTGCGGAACTTGCGGTGCAGGGCATCGAGGCAAAGCTCGTCGCCCATCCGGTTCTTGATCTCGAACGCGACAAAACAGGCGCGCTCACGCGGTTTTCCGGCGAGGCGCATGACGAGAGCCGCGAGCGCGACAGCCTGATCCATCTTCATATCGAGCGGATCGACGATCAGGAAAAGCTTGCCGCGCTCGCCGCCGAGCTTGAGCGCACCTATGAGGATATCCGCGTTGCGACCGGCGATTTCGACGCCATGCGCAGCCGCGTCGAGGCGGAAATTTCCGCGCTCAAAACCTCATCGGCGCCCGTGCCGCCGGAAGAACTGCAGGAAGCCGTCAGCTTCCTCACCTGGCTGATCGAAGGCAATTTCGTTTTCGTCGGCCTGCGCGACAATCAAGACGTTGAAGCCGCCTTGTCGGCAAAACCCGATGCGGGCGATGTCGGACTCGGTATTCTGCGCGATCCCGAGGTGCGCGTTCTGCGCCGCGGCCGCGAACTTGTGGCGATGACGCCGGAAATCCGCCAGTTCCTGAAAGAGCCGGTGCCGCTGATCGTCACCAAAGCAAGCTTGCGCTCGCGCGTTCATCGCAGAGCCCATCTCGATTATATCGGCATCAAGCGCTTCGACCGCGAAGGCCGCGTCACCGGCGAGTTGCGCATTGTCGGTCTTTTCACCGGCACGGCCTATTCGCTGACCGTCGAATCCATTCCGCTTCTGCGCCGCAAGGTCGAGATCGTGACGCGCCATGCCGGTTTCGATCCGGATTCCTATTCGGCGCGGGCGCTCGCCAATATTCTCGAAACCTATCCGCGCGATGAGCTGTTCCAGGTCGATGTCGATACGCTCTACGACTCGGCGCTGCGCATGCTGGCGATCTATGAGCGTCCGCGCGTCCGCGCCGTGGCGAGGCCGGATCGTTTCGACCGTTTCGTTTCGGTGCTCGTCTATGTGCCGCGCGAGAAATACGATTCGGATGTGCGCGCGCGCATCGGCGAGCGTTTGGCGGAAACCTATCACGGCCGCGTTTCGGCCTTTCATCCGAGCTTCCTCGAAGGCGTGCCGCTGACGCGCGTGCATTACATCATCGGCCGCTATGAAGGCACAACGCCCAAGGTCGATATCGCCGAGCTTGAGCGCCGCATCGCCGCCGAAGTGCAGACCTGGCCCGATCTTCTGAAGGCCGCGCTCATTAAGACCCATCAGGGACAGCAGGGCCGCAAGCTCGCGCTCTCCTGGCTGGAAGCCTTCACCGCCGGCTATCGCGAAGCGTTCACGCCGCAGGAGACCGTCGCGCATATCGCGCGCATGGAAGATCTCAGCGATGAGAAGCCCTATGCCATTGCGTTCGAGAAAGTGTCTGGCGCCGCCGACCGCATCTCGCTGAAAATCTTCTCGCTCAACCGCTCTCTGCCTTTGACCGAGCGCGTGCCGATCCTCAGCGATATGGGTTTTGTCGCCGTCGAAGAGCGCACCTATGACATCGCCGGCGGCCTTGGCCGCCGCGTCTTCCTGCATGACATGACGCTTGTGCGCGGGCGCGGCGGCGAGATCGATCTCGATAGGCTCGACAAACCGCTGACGGTTTTGGCACTCGCCATCGCGTCGGGCCAGGCGGAGAGCGACTATTACAACGCGCTCGTTCTGGAAGCGGGCCTGTCCTGGCGCGATGCGGCCTTGCTGCGCGCGGTCTCGCGCTATCTCCGCCAGATCAATATCGCCTTCAGCCATGCCTATATGGCCGGCGTCATCGTCAAGCATGCGGGCATTGCGCAGAAGATCGTTGCGCTGTTCGAAGCGCGGTTCGATCCGAAGCGCAACAGCGGCCGCAAGCAGGCGCAGGACGACATTATCGCCGAGATCGAAAAGGCGCTGGAGGCTGTCGAGAGCCTCGACGAAGACCGCATCATCCGCCGCTTCGTCAATCTCGTTCAGGCCATGCTGCGGACGAACGTGTTCCAGCGCGAAGACGGGCGCCAGAAAACCGTCATCTCTTTCAAGCTGGAAGCCGCAAAAGTCGATCAGCTTCCGGCGCCCCGGCCGCTCTATGAAATCTTCCTGTCTTCACCGCGCGTCGAGGGCCTGCATCTGCGCTTTGGCCGCGTTGCCCGCGGCGGCTTGCGCTGGTCGGATCGTCCCGAGGATTTTCGCACGGAAGTTCTCGGCCTCGTCAAAGCGCAGCAGGTGAAGAACGCCGTTATCGTGCCGGTTGGCGCGAAGGGCGGTTTTGTGCCGAAGAAACTGCCGCCGGCCTCCGACCGTCAGGCCTGGATGGCGGAAGGCACCGAAGCCTATCGCATCTTCATCCGCACTCTGCTCGACATCACCGACAATCTTGTCGGCGGAAAGATCGTGCCGCCGGAAGACACCGTGCGGCATGAAGGAGACGATCCCTATCTCGTCGTCGCCGCCGACAAAGGCACGGCGACCTTCTCCGATACGGCCAATGCGATTGCTCTGGAGCGCGGCTTCTGGCTCGGCGATGCGTTCGCATCCGGCGGCTCGGTCGGCTACGACCACAAGAAAATGGGCATCACGGCGCGCGGCGCCTGGGAAGCGGTGAAGCGCCATTTCCGTGAAATCGATATCGATATCCAGACGACGCCGTTCACCGTTGCGGGCGTCGGCGATATGTCGGGCGATGTTTTCGGCAATGGCATGCTGCTGTCGAAACAGATCCGTCTCGTGGCGGCGTTCGACCATCGCGACATTTTTCTCGATCCCAATCCGGACCCGGCTGCAAGCTGGGAAGAGCGCAAGCGTCTGTTCGATCTGCCGCGCTCGTCCTGGCAGGATTACAATAAGGGCCTCATCTCGCAGGGCGGCGGCATTTTCCCGCGCTCGCTGAAATCCATTCCGCTGTCGCCCGAAATTAAGCAGCTCACCGGGATCACGACGGATGCGGTGACGCCGCAGCAGCTGATGACGGCGATCCTGAAACTGAATGTCGATCTGCTGTTCTTCGGCGGCATCGGCACCTATATCCGCTCGTCCACGCAAAGCGATGCGGAAGTCGGCGACCGCGCCAATGACGCCATCCGCATTCGCGGCAAGGATGTGCGCGCCAAAATCATCGGCGAGGGCGCCAATCTCGGTATGACGCAGCTCGGCCGCGTCGAAGCGGCGTTTGCCGGCGTGCGTCTCAACACCGATGCGATCGATAATTCCGCGGGCGTCAACACTTCGGACTATGAGGTGAATATCAAGATCGCGCTGACGCCGGCGGTGCAGAGCGGAAAGCTCACGCCCGAGGCGCGCGTCGCATTCCTCGCCGAAATGACCGACGAGGTCGGCGCGCTCGTTCTTGCCAATAATCACCGGCAGACTTTGGCTCTGTCGCTCGCGCAGCGGCGCGGCCAGGAAGATATCGGTTTCGAGCAGCGCCTGATGCAGGTGCTGGAAAGTCAGGATCTTCTCGACCGCACGGTCGAATTCCTGCCCGACGATGCCACTCTTGCCGATCGCATCCGCGACAAGCTTCCGCTGACGCGGCCCGAACTTGCCGTGCTGCTCGCTTATGCGAAAAACGCGCTGTTCGCCGAATTGCTGGAGACCGGCGTTCCGGACGATCCCTATCTCGTGCGCGAACTGGCGCGCTATTTCCCGCATCCGATGCGCGAGCCCTATCGCGCCGACATCGATGCGCATCGCCTGCGCCGCGAAATCATCGCAACGCGTCTCGTCAATGCGATGATCGACTATGGCGGACCGTCTCTGATGGTGCGTCTTGTGGGCGCGAGCGTCGAACAGGCGGCTGCGGCATTTGCCGCGGTCTATGACAGTTTCCGTCTCGCCGATCTTGCGGCGGGGCTCGATGCGCTCGATGCAAAAATCCCCGGCGCGCTGCAGCTCGAGCTTTACGGTGCGGTGCAGGATCTTCTTCTGTCGCGCATCGGCTGGTTCCTGAAAAACGCCGATCTGTCGGAAGGCCTGCAATCGGTCGTCCATAGATTCAGGGATGGCCTCGATCTCGTGCGCTCGTCCTTGAAGGACACGCTGTCGGAGGAGAGCGAGAAGATGCGGCAGGCGCGGGCGGCGGAACTCGTGCAGGCGGGCGTGCCGAAAGATCTCGCGCTCGGCCTTGCCAGCCTTCCGGCTCTGCGCGGTGCGCCGAACGCCGTTCTCATCGCCGAACAATCGGGACTTCCGACTGCAACCGCGGCGGCTATGCTGTTTGCGATTTCCGACCGTTTCGG